The region TTAAGTTTAAGCAACTTTAACAACAAAAATGAAGTCTTGCTTTTACTCCACAAGACTTCATTAAATTTCAAATTTATTTTGAGACCAAAGCGACTTTTAAAACATCTTCTATCGTATCAACAGCAACGATCTTTACATCGGTTTTTACGTCGTTTGGCACATCGTCTAAGTCGCGCTCGTAGTTTTTACGAGGGATTATTGCAGTCTTTATACCGGCCTTATGTGCCGCGATAAGCTTTTCTCTAAGCCCTCCTATAGGTAGCACCCTGCCGCTTAGCGTGATCTCACCCGTCATAGCCACATCGCTTTTTACTTTTGTATCGGTTAGTATAGAAGCGATAGCAGTTACCATCGTAATACCGGCACTCGGTCCGTCTTTTGGAGTTGCTCCTTCGGGAACATGAATATGCAGATCATATCTTCTATACACATCACTTACGGTCGGTTTTTTCTTATCTTCGGCCAAATTTGGAATTATCTTAGCAGGTACTTTTAGCTTTTTCTCATCTATTAGAACTTTAACAAGGCTAAATGCGATATACGCACTCTCTTTCATCACTTCTCCAAGAGAGCCCGTCACTTGCATGGCACCTTTGCCTTGTATCCTTATAGCTTCGATCTTAAGCACATCTCCACCCACACTCGTCCAAGCCAGACCATTCACCTGCCCTACTTGATCAACCTTGTCGGCAAGCTCTATCTCAAAGACCTTTTTTTCCAAAAATTCATTTAAATTCTTAGTCGTGATACTTACTTTGCTTAAGCTACTATCCATAAGCAGTTTTTTAGCCGCTTTTCTAAATATATCGGCAAGCCTTCTTCTCAAATTTCGCACACCGCTTTCTCTAGTATAGTCACTTATGATAAGCTTAAGCACATCTTTTCCGAAGCTTACCTCGCTTGGCTTAAGTCCGTGCTTTTTTAGCTCTTGAGGAATGAGATATTTTTTAGCTATCTCGAATTTTTCTTGCGGAGTATATGAACTAAGCTGGATAAATTCCATCCTGTCGCGAAGCGCAGGCGGTATTGACCCCACATCATTTGCAGTAGCTACAAATACCACTTTGCTTAGATCGATATTGAAATTTAAGTAATAATCTCTAAATTTATTATTTTGCTCAGGGTCTAAAATTTCAAGCAAAACCGCCGTAGGATCGCCGCGAAAACTTCTGCCGACTTTATCGATCTCATCAAGCACTACCACAGGATTCATCTGCTTAGCCTCTATGAGACCTTGCACTATGCGTCCCGGCATCGCTCCTATATAGGTTCTTCTATGCCCCCTAAGCTCATTTACGTCCTCAAGCCCGCCTAGTG is a window of Campylobacter sp. CCUG 57310 DNA encoding:
- the lon gene encoding endopeptidase La, translating into MQINESKTFPTELPIIVEDELFLYPFMITPLFLSDDENLSALNLAIENQSQILVAPTKPQNEGARDFEGIYDAGVIGTIMRKVPLPDGRVKILFQGMSKGRVVLESKGKPLRATVDIIHEKRPTAVKSDALVTVLREKVRDLAALSHFFPPDLLKTIEESVEVSRVCDLVLSSLRLKKQTAYEFFIEENLEQKLLKLIDFIIEEIEANKLQREIKSKVHSRIDKVNKEYFLKEQLKQIQQELGSDTTREEEIEEYRKKLEKKKKFMGEDAYKEIKKQIDKLGRMHPDSADANTIQSYLDWVIEVPFENIANKKSSVAEVSKHLNTDHYGLERPKARIEEYFALRELLELRGVADKVNNGAILCFAGPPGVGKTSLANSIAKALKRELVRVALGGLEDVNELRGHRRTYIGAMPGRIVQGLIEAKQMNPVVVLDEIDKVGRSFRGDPTAVLLEILDPEQNNKFRDYYLNFNIDLSKVVFVATANDVGSIPPALRDRMEFIQLSSYTPQEKFEIAKKYLIPQELKKHGLKPSEVSFGKDVLKLIISDYTRESGVRNLRRRLADIFRKAAKKLLMDSSLSKVSITTKNLNEFLEKKVFEIELADKVDQVGQVNGLAWTSVGGDVLKIEAIRIQGKGAMQVTGSLGEVMKESAYIAFSLVKVLIDEKKLKVPAKIIPNLAEDKKKPTVSDVYRRYDLHIHVPEGATPKDGPSAGITMVTAIASILTDTKVKSDVAMTGEITLSGRVLPIGGLREKLIAAHKAGIKTAIIPRKNYERDLDDVPNDVKTDVKIVAVDTIEDVLKVALVSK